One window from the genome of Haloprofundus halobius encodes:
- a CDS encoding 5,10-methylenetetrahydromethanopterin reductase, translating into MLGIELTPEHPISELVDLGVAAEETGFDSVFVSAHYNNRDAFAVLSQLAAATETVRLGPGVANPFEIHPVTLASKVATLAEASDGRATFGIGPGDPSTLRNLGLGDERGLRPVLEAFKVAQKLWNGERVDHEGTFEAHDAGLNYDPPGEIPVYVGGEGPHMCRMAATHADGLLFNGSHPDDLAWAREQVKDGLADRPDERGEFDLAAYASVSVAKGRESAREAARPPVAFIAAGAAPPVLERHGIDRERAAEIGEKISAGEFSEAFDLVTPAMVDAFCMAGTVGEVTTRMEKVLRHADSVVVGSPLGPDLESAISLAGRAYDRATRR; encoded by the coding sequence ATGCTCGGTATCGAACTGACGCCCGAACACCCGATATCGGAGCTCGTCGATCTCGGCGTCGCCGCCGAGGAGACCGGCTTCGACTCGGTGTTCGTCTCCGCGCACTACAACAACCGCGACGCGTTCGCCGTCCTCTCGCAACTGGCCGCGGCGACCGAGACGGTTCGGCTGGGGCCGGGCGTCGCCAACCCCTTCGAAATCCACCCGGTGACGCTCGCCTCGAAGGTGGCGACGCTCGCCGAAGCGAGCGACGGCCGCGCCACGTTCGGTATCGGCCCGGGCGACCCCTCGACGCTACGCAATCTCGGCCTCGGAGACGAGCGCGGACTCCGGCCCGTGCTGGAGGCGTTCAAAGTCGCACAGAAGCTCTGGAACGGCGAGCGCGTCGACCACGAGGGGACGTTCGAGGCACACGACGCCGGCTTGAACTACGACCCGCCGGGCGAGATTCCGGTGTACGTCGGCGGCGAGGGGCCGCACATGTGCCGGATGGCCGCCACGCACGCCGACGGCCTGCTGTTCAACGGGTCGCACCCCGACGACCTCGCGTGGGCGCGCGAGCAGGTGAAGGACGGTCTCGCCGACCGACCAGACGAGCGCGGCGAGTTCGACCTCGCGGCCTACGCCTCCGTGAGCGTCGCGAAGGGGAGAGAGTCGGCGCGCGAGGCCGCGCGACCGCCGGTGGCGTTCATCGCCGCGGGGGCGGCCCCGCCGGTGCTGGAGCGACACGGTATCGACCGGGAGCGCGCGGCGGAGATCGGCGAGAAGATAAGTGCGGGCGAGTTTTCGGAGGCCTTCGACCTCGTGACGCCCGCGATGGTGGACGCGTTCTGCATGGCCGGAACCGTTGGCGAGGTGACGACGCGGATGGAGAAGGTGCTTCGGCACGCCGACAGCGTCGTCGTCGGTTCGCCGCTCGGTCCCGACCTCGAATCGGCTATCAGTCTCGCCGGACGCGCGTACGACCGGGCGACGAGACGTTGA